From a region of the Gordonia sp. PP30 genome:
- a CDS encoding arabinosyltransferase domain-containing protein, producing the protein MLAAVAGLVAVVAALAVPFLPVKTTEATITWPQGQRLNHDDPSVLAPLIAQTPQALNVVIPCRALAAAATSDGPLLATMPLKASRLANNGLVVNNRGERVNVLFRSTAAASATHAELTSDRCKNLRIFSSPAGAGAQFVGLGPATTLPPDKRPQVDGFFTSLDTAQVHALQTAGMRSTLTVDNRYESSATALKIAVMVIAVIAALVALFALYCLDKLRGYRGPPADGAAPNSMSAVGARWLRSFRPRVTDMVVTVVLLIWLFLGAGAPDDGYIFNMGRAAESSGYLSNYYRYYGVAEAPFDWYYSFLAVWGHVSTSIVWMHLPALVAGLASWFLLSRVMLPRLGTAVRATGWTGWAAASVFLAFWLPFCSGLRTEGIIVLGSLLTWWAAEKSIASRQLLPAALAATAAAFTLTLAPQGVIGLAILLVCARALLAILAQRRREDPLLSLLAPIGAAALIVLVVVFRDQTLMTVLEALKIKYQTGPVIPWSQEFLRYYFLSVTTPDGSIARRIPVMLLFAGAIVTAAVLLRRGRIDGVNARPAWRLVGAFAVTLLLFFFLPIKWTIQFGVFAGLGAALAATGTLAVAQAAARSSRNLTVFVAGLLFGLAAVAAGYNAWPYVYRYGISWFDQAPTIKGFQLSSILLVFAVIAVAIALWQTLRLDYVPNRGMAHHAAGEADSAADRRRLAVASSPITVIAALMVLATLAFFAKAVVTREPAVTGFSNNVDSLRSSSCGLADKVLAEPDPNANLLVPAGGESQTAALNGSVNVGFTPDGVASDLTTDPITSRPGQMHVAGSTSKPFSTLGTLGAGTTGGTGPKTVNGSTVALPFGLNPATTPILGSYGYQGNAHLETGWYRLPDRSASPLLVFATAGAVDSFDANGNHVPGQSLVVQFGRPGPNGEFVQVGHNTLPIDPGPRVANRPWRNLRVPMSAVPPRATVMRLKLDDTNLGAMQFIGITPPRAPKLQTLQQLVGSQDPVLIDFAVGAFFPCQRPLSVTHGVAQVPQWRIMPDYVTLNMQSKTWMATSGGGLLSIYESTTKPTVVPTYLKDDWHQDWGTVERLAPLAPNAAVAVVRTRQVTQSGLARAGSIRVEPSK; encoded by the coding sequence ATGCTCGCCGCCGTCGCCGGCCTGGTGGCCGTCGTCGCGGCGCTGGCCGTCCCGTTCCTTCCGGTGAAGACCACCGAGGCGACGATCACGTGGCCGCAGGGTCAGCGGCTGAACCACGACGACCCGTCGGTCCTCGCCCCGCTGATCGCGCAGACCCCGCAGGCGCTGAACGTCGTGATCCCCTGCCGTGCGCTGGCGGCGGCCGCGACGTCCGACGGCCCGCTGCTGGCCACGATGCCGCTCAAGGCGTCGCGGCTCGCCAACAACGGGCTGGTGGTCAACAATCGCGGCGAGCGGGTGAACGTCCTCTTCCGTTCGACGGCGGCGGCCAGCGCCACCCACGCCGAACTGACCTCCGACCGGTGTAAGAACCTGCGGATCTTCTCCTCCCCGGCCGGGGCGGGCGCCCAGTTCGTCGGGCTCGGCCCGGCCACCACCCTGCCGCCGGACAAGCGGCCGCAGGTCGACGGCTTCTTCACCTCGCTGGACACCGCGCAGGTGCACGCGCTGCAGACCGCGGGTATGCGGTCGACGCTGACCGTCGACAACCGCTACGAGTCGAGCGCCACCGCGCTGAAGATCGCCGTCATGGTGATCGCGGTGATCGCGGCCCTCGTCGCCCTGTTCGCGCTGTACTGCCTCGACAAGCTGCGCGGCTACCGCGGTCCGCCCGCCGACGGCGCCGCGCCGAATTCGATGTCCGCGGTCGGTGCGCGATGGCTGCGCTCGTTCCGGCCGCGCGTCACCGACATGGTGGTCACGGTCGTCCTGCTGATCTGGCTGTTCCTCGGCGCCGGTGCTCCCGACGACGGCTACATCTTCAACATGGGCCGCGCCGCCGAGTCCTCCGGCTACCTCTCGAACTACTACCGCTACTACGGCGTCGCCGAGGCACCGTTCGACTGGTACTACAGCTTCCTCGCGGTGTGGGGCCACGTCAGCACGTCGATCGTGTGGATGCACCTCCCGGCGCTGGTCGCCGGCCTGGCGTCGTGGTTCCTGCTCAGCCGCGTGATGCTGCCCCGGCTGGGCACCGCGGTCCGCGCCACCGGCTGGACCGGCTGGGCCGCCGCCTCGGTCTTCCTGGCCTTCTGGCTGCCGTTCTGCTCGGGCCTGCGGACCGAGGGCATCATCGTGCTCGGTTCGCTGCTCACCTGGTGGGCGGCGGAGAAGTCCATCGCCTCGCGCCAGCTGCTGCCCGCCGCGCTCGCCGCGACGGCCGCCGCGTTCACCCTGACGCTGGCCCCGCAGGGTGTGATCGGCCTCGCCATCCTGCTGGTCTGCGCTCGCGCACTGCTGGCGATCCTCGCGCAGCGCCGCCGGGAAGACCCGCTGCTGTCGCTGCTCGCGCCGATCGGCGCCGCCGCCCTCATCGTGCTGGTGGTGGTGTTCCGCGATCAGACGCTGATGACGGTGCTCGAAGCCCTCAAGATCAAGTACCAGACCGGGCCGGTGATCCCCTGGAGCCAGGAGTTCCTGCGCTACTACTTCCTCTCGGTCACCACCCCCGACGGCAGCATCGCGCGCCGCATCCCGGTGATGCTGCTGTTCGCCGGCGCCATCGTGACCGCGGCGGTCCTGCTGCGCCGCGGGCGGATCGACGGCGTCAACGCCCGCCCCGCGTGGCGGCTGGTCGGCGCCTTCGCGGTGACCCTGCTCCTGTTCTTCTTCCTGCCGATCAAGTGGACCATCCAGTTCGGTGTCTTCGCCGGGCTCGGCGCGGCGCTGGCCGCCACCGGCACCCTGGCGGTGGCGCAGGCCGCGGCGCGGTCGTCGCGCAATCTGACGGTCTTCGTCGCCGGTCTGCTCTTCGGCCTGGCCGCGGTCGCCGCCGGGTACAACGCCTGGCCGTACGTCTACCGGTACGGCATCTCGTGGTTCGACCAGGCCCCGACGATCAAGGGCTTCCAGCTGTCGTCGATCCTGCTGGTGTTCGCGGTGATCGCGGTCGCCATCGCGCTGTGGCAGACGCTCCGCCTGGACTACGTGCCCAACCGCGGCATGGCGCATCACGCCGCGGGCGAAGCGGATTCGGCCGCCGACCGACGACGGCTCGCAGTGGCCTCGTCGCCGATCACGGTGATCGCCGCCCTGATGGTGCTGGCCACGCTCGCCTTCTTCGCCAAGGCGGTGGTGACCCGGGAGCCCGCGGTCACCGGTTTCAGCAACAACGTCGACTCGCTGCGCAGCTCGTCGTGCGGGCTGGCCGACAAGGTCCTCGCCGAGCCCGACCCGAACGCGAACCTGCTGGTCCCGGCCGGCGGCGAGTCGCAGACCGCGGCACTGAACGGTTCGGTCAACGTCGGTTTCACGCCGGACGGCGTCGCGAGCGACCTGACGACCGATCCGATCACCTCGCGCCCCGGTCAGATGCATGTCGCCGGCTCCACCTCGAAGCCGTTCTCCACGCTCGGCACGCTCGGCGCGGGCACCACCGGCGGCACCGGGCCGAAGACGGTCAACGGGTCCACCGTCGCGCTGCCGTTCGGCCTGAACCCGGCCACCACCCCGATCCTCGGCAGCTACGGCTACCAGGGCAACGCCCACCTGGAGACCGGCTGGTACCGGCTGCCCGACCGCTCGGCATCGCCGCTGCTGGTCTTCGCCACCGCCGGCGCCGTCGACTCCTTCGACGCCAACGGCAATCACGTGCCCGGGCAGTCGCTGGTGGTGCAGTTCGGCCGTCCCGGCCCGAACGGCGAATTCGTGCAGGTCGGACACAACACGCTGCCTATCGATCCGGGGCCGCGCGTGGCCAACCGCCCGTGGCGCAATCTGCGCGTGCCGATGTCGGCGGTCCCGCCGCGCGCCACCGTGATGCGGCTCAAGCTCGATGACACCAACCTCGGCGCCATGCAGTTCATCGGCATCACGCCGCCACGCGCTCCCAAGCTGCAGACCCTGCAGCAGCTCGTCGGCTCGCAGGACCCGGTGCTCATCGACTTCGCGGTCGGCGCCTTCTTCCCCTGCCAGCGCCCGCTGTCGGTGACGCACGGCGTCGCACAGGTGCCGCAGTGGCGGATCATGCCCGACTACGTGACCCTCAACATGCAGTCCAAGACGTGGATGGCGACGAGCGGCGGTGGCCTGCTGTCGATCTACGAGTCCACCACCAAGCCCACCGTGGTCCCCACCTACCTCAAGGACGACTGGCACCAGGACTGGGGCACGGTCGAGCGGCTCGCTCCGCTCGCCCCGAACGCCGCCGTCGCCGTCGTCCGTACCCGGCAAGTGACACAGTCGGGCCTGGCCCGCGCCGGATCGATCCGTGTGGAGCCGTCGAAATGA
- a CDS encoding arabinosyltransferase domain-containing protein, with the protein MPSFSVRRAQVTAIVAGLAGLILALLTPLLPVSQTTAEISWPQRDVIGSVSAPLISYAPIDLSASIPCTAVDDLPAGRHVLLSTTSPSAPKAGSRGLFVRVTGGNDDPSAPRTVEVVNRNVPLLSAPLDQVQSSACTTIHVTADSDAVTATFDGLRDADGKPLTASTADRGLGDQRPQVTGIFTQLTGASSALPGLTAHVLIDSRYSTAPTLLKWIAIIVGVAMTLLSLVALARLDGTDGRGHRRVFPARWWRLNSRDVVVIGLLLVWHLIGPNTSDDGYLMTMSRVAQESDYTANYFRWYGAPESPFGWYYNVFGLLSHVTVASPWMRIPALLCGIASWLIISHEVLPRLGRATRAGLALGTKRAGRMHSAPAWTAAAVFLVAWFPFNNGLRPEPIICLGALLTWCSVERSIATGRLLPAAVACLVGAFSIAAGPTGVLAVAALVAGARPMLLSLVKRAHEVARQTGRSLALAYVSLIAPILAAGTFVLFVVFTNLTLTLFTQSSAMKSDVGPSLHWYNEIDRYSSLFAFSADGSIMRRFAVLAMVLSMVVAGAVLLRKGRIPGTAAGPAQRIVGITFASLLFLMFTPTKWTHHFGVFAGLAAALAALATVAASADATHSRRNRTLFGALVVFISGLALTAPNSYYYSSAWGMPWGVSQVKIGDAMVGQILLYLTLVLLAVALWFHFREPFAGTDPAHEDPDNPRLRRLRRVLDREARAPLGIAASAFVVFAVVTAIYAGLNQHGSYSVPRSNLAALAGRPCGMADKVWVENDPTGSLLTPVDPSLRDPLAGSSTQPAGSDRNPTTGFTANGVPDDLTTKASSGSLGVLAGAANYDPDLLIANSGGTGGGTLDAPGVNGSRAALPFGLDPARTAVLGSYTEDSQTPAELTSGWYRLPADYKKRPLITFSVAGNFYPGELSLEYTDDAIGASARDGSLTPTGSIEMIDPGPRPSWRNVRIDTAGLPDHLTAVRIVADDHNLASDRYIVVTPPRLPQMTTLEQTVGDTDPVHVDWTSGLVMPCQRPFNFHAGVAEIPKWRIKPGADLAAAVGTWQAAPGGGPLGWLELSQRPETVATYLNGDIGRDWGALERYTPYDAAPPAEITYSTRTRSGLWSPAPIRH; encoded by the coding sequence GTGCCATCCTTTTCGGTCCGGCGGGCCCAGGTCACCGCCATCGTCGCAGGCCTGGCCGGGCTGATTCTGGCACTGCTGACCCCCCTTCTTCCGGTCAGCCAGACCACCGCGGAGATCTCCTGGCCGCAGCGCGACGTGATCGGCTCGGTCTCCGCGCCGCTGATCTCGTACGCCCCGATCGACCTGAGCGCGTCGATCCCCTGCACCGCCGTCGACGATCTGCCCGCCGGCCGGCACGTCCTGCTGTCCACCACCTCCCCGTCCGCCCCCAAGGCCGGGTCACGCGGCCTCTTCGTCCGGGTGACCGGCGGGAACGACGACCCGTCCGCGCCGCGCACCGTCGAGGTGGTCAACCGCAACGTCCCGCTGCTCTCGGCGCCGCTGGACCAGGTCCAGTCCTCCGCGTGCACGACGATCCACGTCACCGCCGACTCCGACGCGGTGACCGCCACCTTCGACGGCCTGCGCGACGCCGACGGCAAGCCCCTGACGGCGTCGACCGCCGACCGCGGACTCGGCGATCAGCGTCCGCAGGTGACCGGCATCTTCACCCAGCTCACCGGCGCGTCGTCGGCGCTCCCCGGGCTTACGGCGCACGTCCTGATCGACTCGCGGTACAGCACCGCGCCGACGCTGCTCAAGTGGATCGCGATCATCGTCGGCGTCGCGATGACGCTGCTCTCCCTGGTCGCGCTGGCCCGGCTCGACGGCACCGACGGCCGCGGCCACCGCCGGGTGTTCCCGGCGCGCTGGTGGCGGCTCAACTCGCGCGATGTCGTGGTGATCGGGCTGCTGCTGGTCTGGCATCTCATCGGCCCCAACACCTCCGACGACGGCTACCTGATGACGATGTCGCGGGTGGCCCAGGAGAGCGACTACACGGCCAACTACTTCCGCTGGTACGGCGCACCCGAGTCGCCGTTCGGGTGGTACTACAACGTCTTCGGGCTGCTCAGCCACGTGACGGTGGCCAGCCCGTGGATGCGGATCCCGGCGCTGCTGTGCGGCATCGCGAGCTGGCTGATCATCAGCCACGAGGTGCTGCCCCGGCTGGGCCGGGCCACTCGTGCCGGCCTGGCGCTGGGAACGAAGCGCGCGGGCCGCATGCATTCGGCGCCGGCCTGGACCGCCGCCGCGGTGTTCCTGGTGGCCTGGTTCCCGTTCAACAACGGGCTGCGCCCGGAACCGATCATCTGCCTGGGCGCCCTGCTGACCTGGTGCTCGGTGGAACGCTCCATCGCCACCGGCCGCCTGCTGCCGGCCGCCGTCGCCTGCCTGGTCGGCGCCTTCTCCATCGCGGCGGGCCCGACCGGGGTGCTGGCGGTGGCCGCGCTGGTCGCCGGGGCACGCCCGATGCTGCTGTCCCTGGTGAAACGGGCCCACGAGGTGGCCCGGCAGACCGGGCGGTCGCTGGCCCTGGCCTACGTCTCGCTGATCGCGCCGATCCTCGCGGCCGGCACCTTCGTGCTGTTCGTCGTCTTCACCAACCTCACGCTGACCCTGTTCACGCAGAGCTCGGCGATGAAGTCCGACGTCGGGCCGTCGCTGCACTGGTACAACGAGATCGACCGGTACTCGTCGCTCTTCGCCTTCTCCGCCGACGGCTCCATCATGCGGCGCTTCGCGGTGCTCGCGATGGTGCTCTCGATGGTGGTCGCGGGCGCGGTGCTGCTGCGGAAGGGCCGGATCCCGGGCACCGCGGCCGGTCCGGCGCAGCGCATCGTCGGCATCACCTTCGCCTCGCTGCTGTTCCTGATGTTCACGCCCACCAAGTGGACCCATCACTTCGGCGTCTTCGCCGGGCTGGCCGCGGCGCTGGCCGCGCTCGCCACCGTCGCGGCCAGCGCCGACGCCACCCATTCGCGCCGCAACCGCACCCTGTTCGGCGCGCTGGTCGTGTTCATCTCCGGGCTGGCGCTGACCGCGCCCAACTCGTACTACTACTCCTCGGCGTGGGGGATGCCGTGGGGCGTGAGCCAGGTGAAGATCGGCGACGCGATGGTCGGCCAGATCCTGCTCTACCTGACGCTGGTGCTGCTCGCCGTCGCCCTGTGGTTCCACTTCCGGGAACCCTTCGCCGGGACCGACCCCGCGCACGAGGACCCCGACAACCCGCGGCTGCGCCGCCTCCGCCGCGTCCTGGACCGGGAGGCACGGGCCCCCCTCGGCATCGCCGCCTCCGCCTTCGTCGTCTTCGCCGTCGTCACCGCGATCTACGCCGGACTCAACCAGCACGGGTCGTATTCGGTGCCGCGGTCCAACCTCGCGGCGCTCGCCGGGCGTCCGTGCGGCATGGCCGACAAGGTGTGGGTGGAGAACGACCCGACCGGCTCGCTGCTGACCCCGGTCGACCCCTCGCTGCGCGACCCGCTCGCCGGGTCGTCGACCCAGCCGGCCGGCAGCGACCGCAACCCGACCACCGGCTTCACCGCGAACGGCGTGCCCGACGACCTGACCACCAAGGCGTCCTCGGGCAGCCTCGGCGTCCTCGCGGGGGCCGCGAACTACGACCCCGACCTGCTGATCGCCAACAGCGGCGGCACCGGCGGCGGCACGCTCGACGCGCCCGGCGTCAACGGCAGCCGGGCCGCCCTCCCGTTCGGCCTGGACCCGGCCCGCACCGCCGTGCTGGGCAGCTACACCGAGGACTCGCAGACCCCGGCCGAGCTGACCTCCGGCTGGTACCGCCTCCCCGCCGACTACAAGAAGCGCCCGCTGATCACCTTCTCGGTGGCCGGCAACTTCTACCCCGGCGAGCTGAGCCTGGAGTACACCGACGACGCGATCGGCGCCTCGGCCCGCGACGGGTCGCTCACTCCGACCGGCAGCATCGAGATGATCGACCCCGGACCGCGGCCGTCGTGGCGCAATGTGCGCATCGACACCGCCGGGCTGCCCGACCATCTCACCGCGGTCCGGATCGTCGCCGACGACCACAACCTGGCGTCGGACCGCTACATCGTGGTGACGCCGCCGCGGCTGCCGCAGATGACGACGCTGGAGCAGACCGTCGGCGACACCGACCCGGTCCACGTGGACTGGACGTCGGGCCTGGTGATGCCCTGCCAGCGGCCGTTCAACTTCCACGCCGGGGTGGCCGAGATCCCGAAGTGGCGGATCAAGCCGGGCGCGGATCTGGCGGCGGCGGTCGGCACCTGGCAGGCCGCGCCGGGCGGCGGCCCGCTCGGCTGGCTGGAGCTCTCGCAGCGTCCGGAGACCGTCGCGACCTACCTGAACGGCGACATCGGCCGGGACTGGGGTGCGCTGGAACGCTACACGCCGTATGACGCCGCACCGCCCGCCGAAATCACCTACAGCACGCGAACCCGAAGCGGACTCTGGAGTCCGGCGCCGATCCGGCACTGA
- the aroQ gene encoding type II 3-dehydroquinate dehydratase, translating to MPNNPAGSAAPLPILLLNGPNLNTLGIRQPEVYGTATLDDVVALAEATAAEFGFGVRALQTNHEGEMIDAIHAARGQVSGIVINPAAWTHTSVALADALVIPEVPIVEVHLSNVHRREPFRHHSYVSPIAAAVIAGCGIAGYEYAVRQVVTLVS from the coding sequence ATGCCGAACAATCCCGCCGGATCCGCCGCGCCGCTGCCGATCCTGCTGCTCAACGGGCCCAACCTGAACACGCTCGGCATCCGGCAGCCGGAGGTCTACGGTACGGCCACGCTCGACGACGTCGTCGCGCTCGCCGAGGCCACCGCCGCCGAATTCGGCTTCGGCGTGCGGGCGCTGCAGACCAATCACGAGGGCGAGATGATCGACGCGATTCACGCCGCCCGCGGGCAGGTCTCCGGCATCGTCATCAACCCCGCGGCGTGGACCCACACCTCGGTCGCGCTGGCCGACGCGCTGGTGATCCCGGAGGTGCCGATCGTCGAGGTGCATCTGAGCAATGTGCACCGGCGTGAGCCGTTCCGGCACCACTCCTATGTGTCGCCGATCGCCGCGGCGGTGATCGCCGGTTGCGGCATCGCCGGATACGAGTACGCGGTCCGGCAGGTGGTGACGCTCGTCTCCTGA
- a CDS encoding DEAD/DEAH box helicase codes for MTTFADLGVPAPIVAALAADGKTAAFPIQERTLPDSLTGRDVLGRGKTGSGKTLAFAIPMVTRLAALGVARKPGRPTGLVLAPTRELATQIATAMTPMAQAMGLKVTTVFGGVKQAGQERALRGGVDIVVACPGRLEDLMSQRIVSLDDVKIVVLDEADHMADLGFLPGVTRILKATPAGGQRMLFSATLDNGVDKLVKRFLSNPVTHSLEEATSPVEKMTHHVFEVRSAAEKNDLVQTLASGTGRRILFMRTKHQAKKLAKKLTAAGIPAVDLHGNLSQNQRDRNLASFSADDGARVLVATDVAARGVHVDGVELVVHVDPPAEHKAFLHRSGRTARAGSDGDVATICLPEQRADLRKMLQKAAIKVTPQQVTASSAAVDELVGERAPYREPAPAPAPQQQQPRKRSGSGSGGGQARSGRGGGQGRGGRGSGAGARSGSGSGSGASGGRGRSGGARRSESGESSRVMYTSSSSASSSRNEGAAPAQRRRRSARRPAGAPTSR; via the coding sequence ATGACTACTTTCGCTGACCTGGGCGTGCCCGCCCCGATCGTCGCGGCCCTGGCCGCCGACGGCAAGACCGCCGCGTTCCCGATTCAGGAGCGCACCCTCCCCGACAGCCTGACCGGGCGTGACGTGCTCGGCCGCGGCAAGACCGGCTCCGGCAAGACGCTGGCCTTCGCCATTCCGATGGTGACGCGCTTGGCCGCGCTCGGAGTCGCTCGCAAGCCCGGCCGTCCGACCGGTCTGGTGCTGGCGCCGACCCGCGAACTGGCTACCCAGATCGCCACCGCGATGACCCCGATGGCCCAGGCCATGGGTTTGAAGGTGACCACCGTCTTCGGCGGCGTCAAGCAGGCCGGCCAGGAGCGCGCCCTGCGCGGCGGCGTCGACATCGTCGTCGCCTGCCCGGGCCGCCTGGAAGACCTGATGAGCCAGCGCATCGTCAGCCTCGACGACGTGAAGATCGTCGTGCTCGACGAGGCCGACCACATGGCCGACCTGGGCTTCCTCCCCGGTGTGACGCGGATCCTCAAGGCCACCCCGGCCGGTGGGCAGCGCATGCTGTTCTCCGCGACGCTCGACAACGGCGTCGACAAGCTGGTGAAGCGGTTCCTGTCGAACCCGGTGACGCACTCGCTCGAGGAGGCCACCAGCCCCGTCGAGAAGATGACGCATCACGTGTTCGAGGTCCGCTCGGCCGCCGAGAAGAACGATCTGGTGCAGACGCTCGCGTCCGGCACCGGCCGCCGCATCCTGTTCATGCGCACCAAGCACCAGGCCAAGAAGCTCGCCAAGAAGCTGACCGCCGCCGGCATCCCGGCCGTCGACCTGCACGGCAACCTGTCGCAGAATCAGCGCGACCGGAACCTGGCGTCGTTCTCGGCCGATGACGGCGCCCGCGTCCTGGTCGCCACCGACGTCGCCGCCCGCGGCGTGCACGTCGACGGCGTGGAGCTGGTGGTGCACGTGGACCCGCCGGCCGAGCACAAGGCCTTCCTGCATCGTTCGGGTCGTACCGCGCGGGCCGGCAGCGACGGCGACGTCGCGACCATCTGTCTGCCCGAGCAGCGTGCCGACCTGCGGAAGATGCTGCAGAAGGCGGCCATCAAGGTGACTCCGCAGCAGGTCACGGCGTCGTCCGCGGCCGTCGACGAACTGGTCGGCGAGCGCGCTCCCTACCGTGAGCCCGCCCCGGCTCCGGCCCCGCAACAGCAGCAGCCGCGCAAGCGCTCGGGCTCCGGCTCCGGTGGCGGCCAGGCCCGGTCGGGCCGCGGCGGCGGCCAGGGCCGCGGTGGCCGCGGCTCGGGCGCCGGTGCGCGTTCGGGTTCGGGCTCCGGCTCGGGTGCGTCGGGTGGCCGCGGCCGCAGCGGCGGTGCGCGTCGCAGCGAGAGCGGCGAGTCGTCCCGGGTGATGTACACGTCGTCGTCTTCGGCGTCGTCCTCGCGGAACGAGGGCGCGGCTCCGGCCCAGCGCCGTCGCCGTTCCGCCCGCCGCCCCGCGGGTGCCCCCACCTCCCGCTGA
- a CDS encoding MBL fold metallo-hydrolase translates to MDMQIDTLTSRASTTHFVSTGTVNWVILQSDAGVTLIDGGYPGHAGAVLESLRRVGSAGEEIRAALLTHAHVDHLGGLVKLRQKYTFDVYAHADEVAHARREYLEQADAASLAPIAWQPRVLRWLSQIIPLGALSKSGVDDAAPFSGLRALPGNPVAIPTPGHTRGHSAYLVAEGEAVVSGDALISGHPITSHSGPQCLGPIFTHDPDQGAESLEAIAVTDATLLLPGHGHLWEGSMRTAVNEALSRR, encoded by the coding sequence ATGGACATGCAGATCGACACGTTGACGAGCCGGGCCAGCACCACGCATTTCGTCTCCACCGGGACCGTGAACTGGGTGATCCTGCAGTCCGACGCCGGTGTGACGCTGATCGACGGCGGCTACCCGGGGCACGCGGGCGCCGTGCTGGAGTCGTTGCGCCGGGTCGGCAGCGCCGGTGAGGAGATCCGCGCCGCACTGCTGACCCACGCGCACGTCGACCACCTCGGCGGCCTGGTGAAGCTGCGGCAGAAGTACACGTTCGACGTCTACGCGCACGCCGACGAGGTGGCGCACGCCCGGCGCGAGTATCTGGAGCAGGCCGACGCCGCGAGCCTGGCCCCGATCGCCTGGCAGCCGCGGGTCCTGCGCTGGCTCAGCCAGATCATTCCGCTCGGGGCGCTGAGCAAGTCCGGCGTCGACGACGCCGCGCCGTTCAGCGGACTTCGCGCACTGCCCGGCAACCCGGTCGCGATCCCGACCCCCGGCCACACCCGCGGGCACAGCGCCTACCTGGTGGCCGAGGGCGAGGCCGTGGTCTCCGGCGACGCGCTGATCAGCGGCCACCCGATCACCTCGCACAGCGGGCCGCAGTGTCTGGGCCCGATCTTCACCCACGACCCGGACCAGGGCGCCGAGTCGCTGGAGGCCATCGCCGTCACCGACGCCACCCTCCTCCTCCCCGGCCACGGCCACCTGTGGGAGGGCTCCATGCGGACGGCCGTGAACGAGGCCCTGAGTCGTCGCTGA